In Oxyura jamaicensis isolate SHBP4307 breed ruddy duck chromosome 21, BPBGC_Ojam_1.0, whole genome shotgun sequence, a single genomic region encodes these proteins:
- the KLHL21 gene encoding kelch-like protein 21 — protein sequence MAASTGSGGTAAAATGEPAHAVSLLRGLSALRAERSLLDVTVVAGGREFGAHRAVLAAASGYFRAMFGGALREARAERVRLHGVEPECLARLLDFAYTGRVGGLGPDIAERLLRAADLLQFPAVKEACGAWLARQLEPANALDMQDFAEAFACPALAAAAHRFVLRHVSELGAQLERLPLPRLLSYLRDDGLCIPKEEAAFQLALRWVRADPAARAPLLPQLLAHVRLPFVRRFYLLAHVEGEPLVARCPPCLRLLREARDFQAARLDRHDRGPCARMRPRPSTGLAEILVLVGGCDRDCDELVTVDCYNPRTGHWRYLAEFPEHLGGGYSVAALGNDIYVTGGSDGSRLYDCVWRYNSSVNEWTEVSPMLKAREYHSSTVLDGLLYVIASDSTERYDHSVDSWEALQPMLYPMDNCSTTSCRGKLFAIGSLSGKESMVMQCYDPDSDLWSLVNCGHLPPWSFAPKTVTLNGLMYFIRDDSAEVDVYNPVKNEWDKIPAMLQVHVGGSVAVLGGKLYVSGGYDNTFELSDVLEAYDPETRTWSVVGRLPEPIFWHGSVSIFRQFMPETTQEDDSITLDNTINLNRQRQNLHSQNLNELR from the exons ATGGCAGCAAGCACGGGCAGTGGCGGGACAGCGGCGGCGGCGACCGGGGAGCCAGCTCACGCGGTGTCCCTGCTGCGGGGGCTGAGCGCACTGCGAGCGGAGCGGAGCCTGCTGGACGTGACTGTGGTGGCGGGCGGGCGGGAGTTCGGGGCCCACCGTGCCGTGCTGGCCGCCGCCTCCGGCTACTTCCGCGCCATGTTCGGCGGGGCGCTGCGGGAGGCGCGGGCTGAGCGCGTGCGGCTGCACGGTGTGGAGCCTGAGTGCCTGGCTCGCCTCCTCGACTTCGCCTACACTGGCCGTGTGGGCGGGCTGGGCCCCGACATCGCCGAGCGCCTTCTGCGTGCCGCCGACTTGCTGCAGTTCCCTGCCGTCAAGGAGGCGTGCGGTGCCTGGCTGGCGCGCCAGTTGGAGCCCGCCAACGCGCTGGACATGCAGGACTTCGCCGAGGCCTTCGCCTGCCCCGCGCTGGCGGCCGCCGCGCATCGCTTCGTTCTGCGACACGTGAGCGAGCTGGGTGCCCAGCTGGAGCGGCTCCCACTGCCGCGCCTGCTCTCCTACCTGCGCGATGACGGGCTCTGCATCCCCAAGGAGGAGGCCGCCTTCCAGCTGGCACTGCGCTGGGTGCGTGCCGATCCCGCCGCCCgcgccccgctgctgccccagctcctggcgCACGTCCGTCTGCCCTTTGTGCGCCGCTTCTACCTGCTGGCCCATGTGGAGGGCGAGCCACTGGTGGCCCGCTGCCCGCCCTGTCTGCGCCTCCTCCGCGAGGCCCGCGACTTCCAGGCTGCCCGCCTTGACCGCCACGACCGCGGGCCCTGTGCCCGCATGCGGCCCCGGCCCTCCACCGGCCTCGCCGAGATCCTCGTCCTCGTCGGTGGCTGCGACCGCGACTGCGACGAGCTCGTCACTGTCGACTGCTACAACCCACGCACCGGCCACTGGCGCTACCTGGCCGAGTTCCCCGAGCATCTGGGCGGGGGTTACAGCGTCGCCGCGCTGGGCAATGACATCTATGTCACTG GGGGCTCGGATGGGTCAAGGCTGTACGACTGCGTCTGGAGATACAACTCCAGTGTGAATGAGTGGACAGAGGTGTCCCCGATGCTGAAAGCCAGAGAATACCACAGCTCCACGGTGCTGGACGGGCTGCTGTACGTCATCGCCTCCGACAGCACGGAGCGCTACGACCACTCGGTGGATAGCTGGGAGGCTCTGCAGCCCATGCTGTACCCCATGGACAACTGCTCCACCACCTCGTGCCGCGGCAAGCTGTTCGCCATCGGCTCTCTCTCTGGCAAGGAGTCCATGGTTATGCAGTGCTACGACCCCGACAGTGACCTCTGGTCCCTTGTCAACTGCGGCCACCTGCCTCCGTGGTCCTTCGCGCCAAAGACGGTGACTCTCAACGGGCTCATGTACTTCATAAG AGATGACTCAGCTGAAGTGGATGTTTACAATCCAGTGAAAAACGAATGGGATAAAATCCCTGCCATGCTTCAG GTTCACGTTGGGGGGAGCGTGGCCGTGCTAGGCGGGAAGCTCTACGTCTCTGGTGGCTACGATAACACGTTTGAACTCTCAGACGTCCTGGAAGCGTACGACCCTGAAACGCGAACGTGGAGCGTGGTGGGCCGACTCCCTGAGCCCATCTTCTGGCACGGCAGTGTCAGCATATTCCGACAGTTCATGCCGGAAACCACGCAGGAGGATGACAGCATCACACTGGACAACACCATCAACTTGAACAGGCAGCGCCAGAACCTTCACAGCCAGAACCTTAACGAGCTTCGTTAG
- the ZBTB48 gene encoding telomere zinc finger-associated protein, whose translation MKSGPVRKAPRGKKKPPPGAAAVPEAGLAGGRKGTAAPVECPTCHKTFLSKYYLKVHNRKHTGEKPFECSKCGKCYFRKENLLEHEARNCMNRSEQVFTCSVCQEVFKRRMELRLHMVSHTGEMPYKCSSCAQQFMQKKDLQSHMIKLHGAPKPHACSTCSKCFLSRTELRLHEAFKHRGEKLFVCEECGHRASSRNGLQMHIKAKHRNERPYVCEFCHHAFTQKANLNMHLRTHTGEKPFQCHLCGKTFRTQASLDKHNRTHTGERPFSCEFCDQRFTEKGPLLRHIASRHQEGRPHFCQICGKTFKAVEQLRVHVRRHKGVRKFECTECGYKFTRQAHLRRHMEIHDRVENYNPRQRKLRNLIIEDEKAVVVALQPPQELEVGSAEVIVESLSRGSLPEEIPVQRLCSNETFSTADVIEQSLIITTAIPDDCET comes from the exons GAAGGCCCCGCGCGGCAAGAAGAAACCccccccgggggcggcggcggtgcccgaggcggggctggcggggggcAGGAAAGGCACCGCGGCGCCGGTCGAGTGCCCCACGTGCCACAAAACCTTCCTCAGCAAATACTACCTGAAGGTGCACAACAG GAAGCACACTGGAGAGAAGCCCTTTGAGTGTTCCAAGTGTggtaaatgttattttagaaaagaaaatctccTAGAGCATGAAGCCAGAAATTGCATGAACCGATCCGAGCAG GTTTTCACGTGCTCAGTCTGCCAAGAGGTATTCAAGAGGCGGATGGAGCTGCGGCTGCACATGGTGTCGCACACCGGGGAGATGCCCTATAAG TGCTCCTCCTGTGCGCAGCAGTTCATGCAGAAGAAGGACCTCCAGAGCCACATGATAAAGTTGCACGGCGCCCCAAAGCCCCACGCG TGTTCGACTTGCTCCAAGTGCTTTCTGTCTCGGACAGAGCTACGTTTGCACGAGGCGTTCAAGCACCGGGGAGAGAAGCTGTTTGTCTGCGAGGAGTGCGGACACAGAGCCTCAAGTCGCAATGGCTTGCAGATGCACATCAAGGCCAAGCACAG GAACGAACGCCCCTACGTTTGCGAGTTCTGCCATCATGCCTTCACGCAGAAAGCCAACCTCAACATGCACCTGCGCACGCACACCGGCGAGAAGCCCTTCCAGTGCCACCTCTGTGGCAAGACCTTCAGGACACAAG CAAGCCTGGACAAGCACAACCGGACCCACACAGGGGAGCGCCCCTTTAGCTGTGAGTTCTGCGACCAGAGGTTCACGGAGAAGGGGCCCCTCCTGAGGCACATTGCCAGCCGACACCAGGAGGGGAGGCCCCACTTCTGCCAGATCTGTGGGAAAACCTTCAAAG cGGTTGAGCAGCTGCGTGTCCACGTCCGCAGGCACAAGGGAGTGAGGAAGTTCGAGTGCACCGAGTGCGGCTACAAGTTCACGCGGCAG GCTCACTTGAGACGCCACATGGAGATTCACGACCGTGTGGAGAACTACAACCCCCGGCAGCGGAAGCTGCGAAACCTGATCATCGAGGACGAGAAGGCGGTGGTGGTggccctgcagccgccccaggagctggaggtgggCTCAGCCGAGGTCATTGTGGAGTCCCTGTCCCGCGGCTCCCTGCCTGAGGAGATCCCTGTGCAGAGACTCTGTTCAAACGAGACCTTTTCTACGGCAGATGTGATAGAGCAGTCACtaataataacaacagcaaTTCCTGATGACTGTGAAACGTAG
- the PHF13 gene encoding PHD finger protein 13, with protein MEVSAEEEYEEKLLELEAEDSFVETPMSPSSEGDPQSVTEHSSVWDSDTPSSVSYPAVTAEQTVEIQSVGKRTVIRQGKQVVFRDEDGTGDDEDIMVDSDDDSWDLVTCFCMKPFAGRPMIECNECHTWIHLSCAKIRKSNVPEVYICQKCRDSKFDIRRSNRSRTGSRRRFLD; from the exons atggaggTGTCTGCAGAGGAAGAGTACGAGGaaaagctgctggagctggaggcagaggaCTCTTTTGTAGAGACGCCGATGAGCCCCTCGTCTGAGGGTGACCCTCAGTCTGTGACCGAGCACAGCTCGGTGTGGGACTCTGACACGCCTTCCAGCGTCTCCTACCCTGCCGTGACGGCCGAGCAGACAGTGGAGATACAGAGCGTGGGCAAGCGAACGGTCATTCGTCAGGGCAAGCAGGTCGTCTTTCGGGATGAGGACGGCACTGGTGATGACGAGGACATCATGGTGGATTCAG atgatGATTCGTGGGACCTAGTCACTTGCTTCTGCATGAAACCTTTTGCTGGGCGGCCAATGATTGAGTGTAACGAGTGCCATACCTGGATCCACCTCTCCTGCGCCAAGATCCGCAAGTCGAATGTCCCAGAGGTCTACATATGCCAGAAGTGCCGGGACTCCAAGTTTGACATTCGCCGCTCAAACCGTTCCCGGACGGGCTCGCGCAGGCGCTTTCTGGACTAG